The DNA segment AGCACGACAAAGCGGAGACCGATCCGGCCTACAAATACTTGTTCCTAACCAAAGGGGGCGGGCACCCAGGGAACGGCAACGATCTTGTTCCGAACCGACGCTGGGTGCCGCCGGCGGATGGTGAAGTCGAAATCCTGGGCGCGTTGGAGCATCCTTCCATGAAAGGAAACGGCGTGAAAATCGTGATTGCCAGCGGTGATAAGGTTTATTGGCAGACCGATTTGCATAAACGGAAACAGCCCTATGGGCCGATTCGAGTGCCCGTCAAAAAAGGCCAAGCGATCGACTTCTTGGCTGGCGATAATGGTGGCACCAATAGCGATAGCTTCCGCTGGAAGATCAGTCTCCATTTCAAAGGGACTGCGGGCGAACAAGTGGATTCCGATTCGGAACTCGATTTTTCGGGCCCCTTCCAACCTGGCCAGAATGAGCCACTTACACGACCTCAACAGCTGGCCCATGCCTTGCTGATGAGCAACGAATTCATCTTTGTGGATTGATCAAATGAAACCGTTTCCTTGGAATCAAGCAGCTCAAGACCTGGGACTTTCTCGTCGGACGCTTTTAAAGGCGTGCGGGACCGGACTGGGGGCGCTGGCGTTAAGTGACCTGTTGGCAACCGAAGCTGCCGCCGAGGCTTCGCCACTTGCTGCGCGTCTGCCTCCGCTGCCGGCCAAAGCCAAACATGTGATTCACCTGTTCATGAACGGTGGACCCAGCCATGTCGATACGTTTGACTACAAGCCTGAATTGGCAAAGTACGACGGCAAGACCGCACCGATGGGGAACCTGAAAACCGAACGCCCGACAGGGAACGTGTTGGGGTCTCCTTTTGCGTTTAAGCAATACGGGGAAAGTGGCATCCATGTCAGCGATTTGTTTGCCAAAACGGCCGAGCATATCGATGATATTTGCGTGATCAATTCCATGCACGCCGATGTGCCCAACCACGAACCTTCATTGATGTTGATGAACACGGGCGAATCCCGCCAGGTTCGGCCTAGTATGGGATCTTGGCTGACTTATGGACTGGGAACCGAAAACCAAAATCTACCTGCATTTGTGGCGATGTGCCCTGGTGGGTATCCGATCAAAGAATCGCAAAATTGGCAGTCGGCGTTTTTGCCGGGGACCTATCAAGGAACCTACGTCGACAGCAGTCATTCACGCATCGATCAACTGATTGCGAATATTGACAATCGACGGATCAGTCGCGATTCACAGCGGCAGGAACTTGATTTTCTGCAAAACCTGAACGCGATGCACGCCGGCGATCGCGAAGCGGATGGACGCCTGAATTCACGGATCCAGTCCTTTGAGCTGGCGTACCGTATGCAATCCGATGCTGCAGAGGCTTTTGATGTCTCGCGTGAACCGGAGCATGTCCTGAAAGCCTACGGTGAAGGGACTCAGGCCAAGCAGATCTTGATCGCCAGACGATTGGTGGAACGAGGCGTCCGCTACGTTCAGCTTTGGCACGGGGCGGGACAACCGTGGGATAATCACGATGACCTGGAAACGGCCCATAAACGGCTCGCCGGTCAGTGTGACCAAGCGATCGCGGCGTTGCTGAGTGACCTGAAACGAACCGGCTTGCTAGACGAAACCCTCGTAATTTGGGGAGGCGAATTTGGTAGGACTCCGGTGGTCGAAATGCCAAAGAAAGGGTCGAACCAGGGCAAAATGAACGGCCGAGATCACAATCATCACGGGTTCACGGTCTGGATGGCAGGCGGCGGTGTTCGCGGAGGCCAACGATTTGGAACAACCGATGAACTGGGGTTCAAGGCGGTAGAAGATCGCGTCCACGTGCACGACCTGCACGCCACGATCCTGCAGTTGATGGGATTCGATCACAAGCAACTAACCTACAGGTACGCAGGTCGAGACTTCCGGCTAACCGACGTCCACGGACGCGTCATCGATTCGGTGATCGCCTAAGGGGCGTGCCTGAAGAGTGTCGCCTTTGGCTCGGGATACGTGACGCATTGCGGTAGCACGTAGCCGAGTCTCTCCGAGACTCGTGCTTGCGGATCTTTCCGCCTCGGGGGACGTGCGATTTATAAATGAAGTAAGTCTGGCTCCCCTCGCCCCTAAGCGAGCTCTTTGGCGCGGAAGAAATCTCTGCTAGCTCATTGCGTGATCTCTGCCTCTTTGTTTGATTTAGTGGAGCTTGCTTGGGGGAGAGGGGCTGGGGGAGAGGGGGAGATTTCCAGGCGGCGATTTTGCAGCGAAGACGCGTTTAACGCTTCGGATTCCAAGCGATTATGCAACGCCTTGCCCAACGCTGTCGGCCCCTCTCCCCCAGCCCCTCTCCCCCAAAACAAGCTTTTGAATCGTACTTAATTGAATTAGCTGGCGAACCGTTGATCCAGTATCAAACCTGTTTTAAACGAGCTTGTTTTGAGGGCGAGGGGAGCCAGACTTACTTCACCTATAAATCGCACGTCCCGAGAGGCGGAGCTACGAGGGGTGATCGTTCGCCAGATCGCTATCGCATTGCGGTAGCACGTAGCCGAGTCTCTCCGAGACTCGTGCTTGCGGATCTCTCCGCCTCGGAGAGGCGGAGCTACGAGGGGTGATCGTTCGCCAGATCGCTATCGCATTGCGGTGGCACGTAGCCGAGTCTCTCCGAGACTCGTGCTTGCGGATCTCTCCGCCTCGGAGAGGCGGAGCTACGAGGGGTGATCGTTCGCCAGATCGCTATCACATTGCGGTGGCACGTAGCCGAGTCTCTCCGAGACTCGTACTTGCGGATCTTTCCGCCTCGGGGGACTTGCGATCTATAAATGAAGAAAAGTCTGGCTCCCCGCGCCCCTAAGCGAGCTCTTGGTTGCGGAAGAAATCTCTGCTAGCTCGTTGCGTGATCTCTGCCTCTTTGCTTGATTTCGTGGAGCTTGCTTGGGGGAGAGGGGCTGGGGGAGAGGGGGAGATTTCCTGGCGGCGATTTTGCAGCGAAGAGGCGGTTAAAGCCTCGGATTTCAAGCGTTTATGCCACGCCGTTCCCAACGCTGTCGGCCCCTCTCCCCCAAAACAAGCCTTTGAATCGACCTTAATTGAATTAGCTGGCGAACCGTTGATCCGGTATCAAACCTGTTTTAGGCGAGCTTGTTTTGAGGGCGTGGGGAGCCAGACTTACTTCACTCATAAGCCGGACGTCCCGAGAAACTTGTGGATTGCGTCTAACGCTGCATCAGGGTTTCCGAGACCTGTTTGGCCATTTTGGTTTTTCCTAGGGGCCGAGCACCCTCGACGTCCTGTGGGAAGATGCTCCAGACAGGAATTTTTTTCTCCATCTCTTTGACTAGTTTCTCTTCGTCCGCTGCAATCTTCTTCCTTCGCAAGATTTCGCGGATGTCTTCTTGGACATCGGCGATCGACTGGACACCTGCCTTTCTTCTGGCGGTGACTTTGATAATGTGAAGACCGAGCTCATCTTCGATGAATTGGCTCATTTCATTAATTGGCAGTGAGAAAATCTGTTCTTCCAGGGGCTTGGAAGCGAGCGAACCTTTTTGGGTCCAGTCGTGAACGCCGCCGGAGGAGGCAAATGGTTCCTGGGAACTTTCCTTGGCGACGGCCTGCATGTTGCCTCCGTAGAGCGCTTTGTTGCCCATTTTCGCCAATGCTGCTGCCGCCGCTTCTCTCGTTGGGAAACGATCGAACAGGACCGTCAATTGCTCCCATTTGGCGGCGGCTTTCTGTTCAAATTCTTTTGAGTTTTGGTCGTAATAGGTTTGGATTTCAAAAATCGAGACCGTTGGTTTCTGATTGACCATCTCGTTCAGGTACATCTGGCCAAGCATGCTGTCGATGAATTCTCGTTGCTGAGCCTGCAACGAAGCCCCTTCCGAACGTAGTTTCGCATCCAGTTCGACTCTGTCGGTCGTTTCGGTCTTTTCCAGCAATTGGGGGACGCGGTTGTCGTAGAACAATTTACGAGCTCGCCCGTGCATCATCCGTTGGACTTCCGCCCTTTTGGATGCGTCTTGGGTGCTGACTTGTGAAAGGAGGAATGATTCCGCTAGCATCTTTCCTTGGATGGCTTGCCGCAAAAGTCCACGGAGCATGTTTACGCGTCCGAATTTCTCTTCCTCTTCGGTTAGTGGCCGCCCCTGTTGCTCGACGACCATTTTTAGGCGAGCGTCGATTTTGGGCGTCAGATCCCCCATTAAGATCGGGGATTGCCCGACAACGGCGATCAGGGCTGCGGGGGATTCGGGCAGTTCGACCTCTAACGCTTCCCGGATTGCTGATTCCGACGGCGCATTCTGAGCCGAAACGTCTGCATGGCCGAGGAGCATCGCCACGGCGAGGGTGCTGATGGAGCCCCAAGATAGGAGTGGTCGTGTCATAGGACGGTTCGTGGCATGGGCAGCGGGCATGGATACGCTGTCGGTAAATCGAAGGAAATTGGATTTGTGTAAATCCTCTGTACGCCCTTTCGGGACTGGGAGGCAAGACAGAATTTGCAGCCCCTAGGGTGATCGGAGCCTCAACCCCTCGGTGGAATTGCTAAGGAAAGTGAATATTGGATGAATTTTTCAACCTTTGCGGGGGGGAATCCATTTGTGGATGGATTCTAAGTCTGCTAAGATGCCCTTCTGATCATGGGATTGGTCTCTTCTTCTCCCTAGATTCAATGCTTGGATTTACCAGTATTTTCTTCTTCCATCGATCGCAGGGTGGTTGGAGCTTTATTTGATGCGGTTTTGTTCTTTTCTAATGGTGTTCTTATGTCTAAACGTCGTGGATTTACTCTTGTTGAATTGTTGGTGGTCATTGCGATCATCGGCGTGCTTGTCGGGTTGCTGCTTCCTGCAGTCCAGGCCGCTCGTGAAGCAGCCAGACGCATGCAGTGCAGCAATAATTTGAAGCAGCTGGCCTTGTCGATGCATAACTACCAAGACACTCATGGCTCGTTGCCTGCCGGTTATGTCGATTACACTCCAAAAGTTGACAACGAGGGCTACTGGTCCTGGAGTGCTCTGATTTTGCCGTTTATCGAGCAATCCAACCTGCACGATCAGCTTCAGGTCAATAAATTGCGTCCCAGTGAGTCAATGGCTTTGTATCAGGTCGCCATGCAGGCCCCTATGGCTGCATTTCGCTGTCCTTCGGACGTGAACCCTGGCGTTCATGACGACGCGATCGCAGCTGGATATGCGATCACAAAAGTTCCAGGCGGAGGCAACTTTGGACTTCCCGTTTCGAATTACGTCGCCAGCAATGGCACCGCGAACGTTCGTCAAAAACCGGCAACGAACATGAAACTTGGCACCAGTGGTGCCGTGGGGCCTTTCTACCGCGATAGCAAGGTGCGGCTAGAAGACATTAAAGACGGAACCAGCAACACGTTTTTGCTTGGAGAGCGTGCCTGGGAAGTTAATGGCGTCCGAACCGACGGTGGGACGGCACTCGCCGTTCGCGATGCAAATGCCAAGGGGCCGACTGCCCAAGATGCGGATACGGGTTGGAATCAGGGGCTGGTAACGATTTTCGGTACGGTCCGTTTCGGAATCAATCCTCCTGTGACCGCATCGAATACCGAAATGCAGAACTCGTACATGAGCCTGCATCCCAGCGGTTCTCAGTTTGCTTATGCAGACGGTAGCGTGCACTTTGTCTCTGAAACGATCGCCACCAACCAACTAAGTCCGTGGTATATCGACAGTCCACTGGAAGCCCTCGTTGGGATTCGTGACGGCGTGCCTGTTACCGGTCCATAATTTTGTTGTTGGTTGTTTTCTATTGTTTCCAGTACCTGAGAGTTTATCTTTGATGTTGAAATTTGTACCGTGTTTGTTTTGTCTTGCTGCACTTGTGCTTAGCGGGTGTGGAGACGGAGTTGACAATTCTGCGGTTTCCGGAACGGTTACGTTGGACGGGGCCCCTCTGGAAGGGGCGGTTGTCGAATTTCAGCCGACAGACGGTCGCTCTTCCGTTGGAGTTACCGACGCCGAAGGGAACTATACGCTTCAGTTAACCGCGTCTATTAGTGGCGCGATTATCGGTGACCACAAAGTCACCATTACCACGGCCCGAGCCGCCTCTGGTGGCGAAGGAAGTGATCCGTTGGTGGAAGCACGCGAAGAGCTTTTGCCAGCGAAATACAACGAGGCGACCGAGTTAACCGAAACGGTTGAATCGGGAAGTAATACGATTAATTTTGATTTGCAGTCCAAGTAGATACGACTGCCAATCTAATCGAAACGCAAAACAGGGTGCACGAAAGTGCTCCCTGTTTTCTTTTGGAATGTCGCTCGGTTCGGTGGACCGAGCGACAATCCTGTGATTGGTCGCTCCTCTGCCTTTGTGTCGGCCCTTGGGATGTGCGATATATAAGTTGACGGTTTGACAGCAGCTGGCACCTGCCCAGACATCCAAGCGCCACGTCCCCTCGTCGGTTTACCCGACAGGAACGCAAGATTTGAAATTAGAGGTGGTTGTCCCCACGGTTTTCGCTTCCCGTTCGGATTGCCGCTGAAAGCGGCAATCCGAACGGGAGGCGTTTTTCTAGAGCCATGCGAACTAATTTCAAATCTTGGCTTCATGCCAGGCAAGCTGGCATGGGGCCTTTTCTCCCTGCCACACTCACTACTTATTTATCGCACAACCCTCGGGCCTTTTCGGCGGCACTTAGCCGGATTCTGGGGGCTTCGCCTCCGGCAGAGATTGTCTCGGCCCTTCGGGCCTGCAAAGAACGAGAGCCTTTGGCTCCGAGGAAATAGGCCCGGAGGGCCGGCACAAATCCGTGATGTCGATGCCAGCGAGGGTAACCGCAAATCCCTAACTGATAGATCGCACGTCGCCCGAGACGAAAGCGGTCGTTCGCAACGCTTTCGGTTCGGAGAACCGAGCGATAATCCCTATGCATTTTATCCCAAATGCAACACCGCTCTTGCTCGTTTTAACCACGCAACTCCGGTCGGATCGTTGGTGTCGATATCCTTAACGGGGACGTAGGCCTGCCGTTTATCGACAATGCGAACGGGCGTCTTTCCTTTGTTCTGCCGCACCAATTGTTCCATGCGAGCGGGATCGCTGTAATTGAGGACCAGGAAGCCTTGCTTTTGGGTGATGCTGGAGATCAGCCAAATCGCCGCGTCCAAGCGTAGTTCGGCCAGCTGCAGCATTCGTTCTGCCGGAGCGGGCAGCGGCCCAAAACGATCGTGCAGTTCTTCACGGATCGCCGTGATTTGGCCAGCGCCGTCGATTCTTGCGATTCGCCGATAGAGGTCAATCTTGTGACGCATGTCCGATACGTAGCTGGGCGGAAGGTACGCCTCGACCGGCAGATCGATGTCGACTTCGGCGGACAATTTTGGCGGCAGGTTTTGAGCTTGGCGGACAGCGTCCTCAAGTAGCTGGCAGTAAAGTTCATATCCGATCGCGGCGATGTGCCCGCTTTGCTGAGTCCCCAGAAGGTTCCCTGCACCGCGGATTTCTAGGTCGCGCATCGAAATCGCGAACCCTGCTCCCATCTGCGAGAATTCTTCGATAGCTCGCAGTCGTTTCGCCGCTTCAGGGGTAAGGAATTTGTTGCGATCGACCAGCAGGTGGCAGTAGGCTTGGTTTTTATATCGTCCTACACGCCCTCGCAATTGGTGTAGGTCTGCTAGGCCGTAGCGATCGGCCTCGTTGACGAAAATCGTATTGGCGTTGGAAATGTCCAAACCGCTTTCGATGATCGTGGTGGCCAACAGCAGATCAAATTGGCGATCGATAAAACCGACCATTACCTTTTCCAGTTCGCCTTCGGCCATTTGTCCGTGCCCCATTCCGATCCGGACTTCGGGGACGATCTGGCGGATTCGATTCGCGATTTTCTCCATGTCGCTGATGCGATTATGGACGAAGTAAAGCTGTCCGCCGCGGTTCAGTTCGCGGACGATGGCGTCACGAATCACTTTGTCATCCCAGCGGCCGACATTGGTTTCCACCGGCATCCGGTCTTCTGGGGGCGTTTCCAGATTGCTGATGTCGCGGACGCCGACGAGCGCCATATGAAGCGTCCGCGGGATCGGGGTTGCCGAGAGCGTTAGGACATCGACGTTGCTGTGGCGTGTTTTTAAGCGTTCCTTGACCGCGACGCCAAAGCGTTGCTCTTCATCGATAATCACCAGGCCGAGGTTATCGAAGACAACATCTTTGGAAGCCAAGCGATGGGTCCCGATCACGATATCGACGTTCCCCGAGCGAATCCGTTTGATCGTATCGCGTTGTTCGGCAGCGGGAACGAAGCGGCTTAATTT comes from the Roseimaritima multifibrata genome and includes:
- a CDS encoding DUF1501 domain-containing protein; translation: MKPFPWNQAAQDLGLSRRTLLKACGTGLGALALSDLLATEAAAEASPLAARLPPLPAKAKHVIHLFMNGGPSHVDTFDYKPELAKYDGKTAPMGNLKTERPTGNVLGSPFAFKQYGESGIHVSDLFAKTAEHIDDICVINSMHADVPNHEPSLMLMNTGESRQVRPSMGSWLTYGLGTENQNLPAFVAMCPGGYPIKESQNWQSAFLPGTYQGTYVDSSHSRIDQLIANIDNRRISRDSQRQELDFLQNLNAMHAGDREADGRLNSRIQSFELAYRMQSDAAEAFDVSREPEHVLKAYGEGTQAKQILIARRLVERGVRYVQLWHGAGQPWDNHDDLETAHKRLAGQCDQAIAALLSDLKRTGLLDETLVIWGGEFGRTPVVEMPKKGSNQGKMNGRDHNHHGFTVWMAGGGVRGGQRFGTTDELGFKAVEDRVHVHDLHATILQLMGFDHKQLTYRYAGRDFRLTDVHGRVIDSVIA
- a CDS encoding peptidylprolyl isomerase encodes the protein MTRPLLSWGSISTLAVAMLLGHADVSAQNAPSESAIREALEVELPESPAALIAVVGQSPILMGDLTPKIDARLKMVVEQQGRPLTEEEEKFGRVNMLRGLLRQAIQGKMLAESFLLSQVSTQDASKRAEVQRMMHGRARKLFYDNRVPQLLEKTETTDRVELDAKLRSEGASLQAQQREFIDSMLGQMYLNEMVNQKPTVSIFEIQTYYDQNSKEFEQKAAAKWEQLTVLFDRFPTREAAAAALAKMGNKALYGGNMQAVAKESSQEPFASSGGVHDWTQKGSLASKPLEEQIFSLPINEMSQFIEDELGLHIIKVTARRKAGVQSIADVQEDIREILRRKKIAADEEKLVKEMEKKIPVWSIFPQDVEGARPLGKTKMAKQVSETLMQR
- a CDS encoding DUF1559 domain-containing protein produces the protein MSKRRGFTLVELLVVIAIIGVLVGLLLPAVQAAREAARRMQCSNNLKQLALSMHNYQDTHGSLPAGYVDYTPKVDNEGYWSWSALILPFIEQSNLHDQLQVNKLRPSESMALYQVAMQAPMAAFRCPSDVNPGVHDDAIAAGYAITKVPGGGNFGLPVSNYVASNGTANVRQKPATNMKLGTSGAVGPFYRDSKVRLEDIKDGTSNTFLLGERAWEVNGVRTDGGTALAVRDANAKGPTAQDADTGWNQGLVTIFGTVRFGINPPVTASNTEMQNSYMSLHPSGSQFAYADGSVHFVSETIATNQLSPWYIDSPLEALVGIRDGVPVTGP
- a CDS encoding carboxypeptidase-like regulatory domain-containing protein, translated to MLKFVPCLFCLAALVLSGCGDGVDNSAVSGTVTLDGAPLEGAVVEFQPTDGRSSVGVTDAEGNYTLQLTASISGAIIGDHKVTITTARAASGGEGSDPLVEAREELLPAKYNEATELTETVESGSNTINFDLQSK